From the genome of Chelonia mydas isolate rCheMyd1 chromosome 2, rCheMyd1.pri.v2, whole genome shotgun sequence, one region includes:
- the LOC114018391 gene encoding PI-actitoxin-Aeq3c, protein MSSPASLRSCLALGSLLLLLGQVPGAPQAPAAPNQEVCLLPPKEGPCRALIPRWYYDRYTQTCQEFTYGGCEGNANNFRSLESCEKSCRMIRRLPY, encoded by the exons ATGAGCTCGCCCGCCAGCCTCCGGAGCTGCTTAGCTCTGGGCtcgctgctgcttctgctgggacAGGTTCCGGGCGCTCCCCAGGCGCCAGCAG CCCCAAATCAAGAGGTCTGCCTGCTGCCCCCGAAGGAAGGCCCCTGCCGGGCTCTCATCCCGAGATGGTACTACGACAGGTACACCCAGACATGCCAGGAGTTCACTTATGGGGGCTGCGAGGGCAATGCCAACAACTTCAGAAGCTTGGAAAGCTGTGAGAAAAGCTGCCGGATGATCCGGA